The Streptomyces fungicidicus nucleotide sequence CCCGGAGGTGAGGCCGACCGCGCTGCTGCCCGAGAAGAGCGAGCCGCCGCTGTCGCCGGGCTCGGCGCAGACGTCGGTCTGGATCAGGCCGTTGACGATGTCGCCGTTGCCGTAGTTCACGGTGGCGTCCAGGCCGGTGACCGTGCCGGAGTGCACCTGGGTGGTGGAACCGCTGCGGGTGACCTGCATGCCGACGGTGGCCTCGGCGGCGCCGGAGATCGCCTGCGTGGAGCCGTCGTAGAGGTTCACCTCGCTCGGGTGGGCCACGTCGGCGGTGTACTTGACCAGACCGTAGTCGTCGCCCGGGAAGCTGGAGTCCGCGTTCTCGCCGATCACGCTGCCCGAGGAGTCGGACCAGGTGGAGATCCCCTCGGTGCAGTGCCCGGCGGTGAGGAAGTGCGGCTCGCCGCCCTTGGTCACGTTGAAGCCGAGCGAGCAGCGCCCGCCGTTGCCGGTGATGGCGTCGCCGCCCGCGACGAAGGGCTTGTACTCGCCCTCGGTGCGCTGGAGTTCCGCCTTGGCGCCCAGCCCGTCGACGACCTTGGTCAGCTTGGCCCACTCGGCCTCCGAGACCGTGCGGTCCGCGGTGACGACGACCTTGTTGGTGGTCGGGTCGGTCACCCAGGAGGTGCCCGGGATGGTGGCGTCCTGCTTCAGGGTGGTGTGCGCGCCCTTCAGCGCGGCGAGGGAGTTCGCCACGACTCTCGCCTCGGCGCCGGCCGACTCGACGGTCTCGGCGGCGGCCTCGTCGAGCACGTTCACCACGAGGGACTTGCTCTTCGCGTCGTAGTACGTTCCCGCCGCGTCGGCGCCCAGGTCCTGGGCGAGCGTCGAGGCGAGCTTTCCGGCCGCCTGGACCGAGAGGGTCCGGGGGGCGGCGTCCGCCGGCGGCTCACTGGCGTTCGCAGTCTGGAAGGTGGCCGCGCCCGCGGCCAGCGCGGCGATGCCCGCACCCGCCATGACCGCACGGCGCCTGGGTATGCGTCGGTGCTTCAACTCACGTCCTCCTGTGGGGGGACGGCCCGGGAGGTTGTGGGGACCCCGCCGGACCGGAAGGCGTACGGCGACGGGGGCGGAACACGAAAGAAGCCACGCCCGTGCCGGTCGAACGGCGCCTACTCTTCCGAACGCCGCGGGGAGCACACAAGGTCGACTTCAGGACGCGCGTACGACAACGGCCGTGCGCCCCCTATGTCCTGACAGGTCATGGACACGCAGGGCCGTTCATTCTGCAAACGCTACGGAGGGGTAACAGGCGGTACGGTCGGCGCCCCGCACCCTTGGCTTGAATTCGCCCCCTCCCGGTCCGGATCGAACCGGGCCGCGGCGGGCGGACGTTGCTTTCGCACCGGTCGCGCGACCGCCGCCACGCGCAAGGGCGAGCCCCCGCACGGCGGTTGCCGTGCGGGGGCTCGTGGTGCTGCCGGCTGCGGTGAGACTCGCGGAACCGGAGGTGCGGCCGGTCCCGGCACCCGGTCCTAGTAGACGCTGACCCCGTAGGCGCTCAGGGCCTCGGTCACCGGCTGGAAGAAGGTCGTGCCGCCGGAGGAGCAGTTGCCGCTGCCGCCGGAGGTCAGACCGTACGCCGTGCCGTTGCTGCCGTAGAGCGCGCCGCCGGAGTCGCCGGGCTCGGCGCAGACCGTGGTCTGGATGAGACCGGAGACGATGTCGCCGCCGCCATAGTTCACGGTCGCGTTGAGCGCCGTGACCCGGCCGCTGTGGGTGCCCGTGGTGGAGCCGTCACGGATGACGGTGGTGCCCACGCTCGGGGTGGCCGCACGGGTGATGTCCACGCCGTTGGCGGTGCCGGGCCGGCTGACGGAGCCGGTGTACCGGACGATGCCGTAGTCGTTGCCCGGGAAGCTGGAGCCGGCGGTCGAGCCGATGGCCGTGGTGCGCGCGGAGTTGGAGTACCAGGTGCCCGCGCCGTCGGTGCAGTGACCGGCGGTCAGGAAGTACTCGACGCCGCTGCTGCTGCGGACGTTGAAGCCGAGGGAGCAGCGCCAGCTGCTCGCGTAGATGGCGTCACCGCCCTGGATCAGCTTGTTGATCTTGCCCGGGGTGCGCTTGACGGTGATCGCGCCCGCGTCGTCCCCGGCCTGCCGCTTGATCTTGTTGATCTCGGCCTGGGAGACGGTGCTGTCCACGGTGACGAGCACCCGGTTGGTCTTGCTGTCGACGGCCCAGGCGGTGCCCGGGACATCGGCCTTCAGCACCGAGCCGCTCACACTCTTGAGCTCGGCGGAACTGAAGGTGGTGGGAGCGTCGGACGCGTTCGCGCTGGGGACCGCGATCGCGGCGGCGGCCACGAGGCCGGTGGATACGGCGATCAGCCGAGTCCGTCTCGAGATGCCGCTGCTGGGGGTGGTGCGCTTGATCCTCACTTCTCGTTCCTCCACAAAGGAAGTAGGGGGCCCTCGTGGGGTTGTGGGCCCGTGAGGCGCAGCCAGGGAGACGGATGCCCGGATTCCGAACACGCCGTGCCCCTGACAAGCGCTGTGGGAAGCGAGTATTCGGCCGACCGACCGTTCGGCGCAAGGGTGCCTTTTGGCCGTCGACCTTTGAACCATCTAGGAGATTTGATCCGCCCGCGGGTCAGCGTTACTGGTGGTCACACCTGCGTGACGATTGATCGACCACTTCACCCGCTGTCCGGAATTCGCCCCTCCGATTAGCCGGGTTCCGGGCGGTCCGCCCGGCTCCGTCCGGCTCCCGGTCAGCAGTCGCAGCCGCAGTCGCAGCCGCTGCAGCAACCGTCCTCACCACAGCAGTTGCAGCACTCGCAGCAGTTGCAGCAGTCGCCGCACCCGCTGCAGTCGCAGTTGGTGCAGGGCCCCTGCTTGGGCTCGCGGCTCCAGGGGTCGTCGTAGGTGCCGCAGCACAGCTGGCAGGTGCAGGCGAGTCCCAGCCACACGGCGCAGCCGGCGAGCAGCCCGCGCCGGTCGCGGCGCGGCGGCCCGGGAGGAATCGGGGCGCCGGGGCCACCGGGAGCACCGGGAGGCGCGTAGGGATGGGATCCGTGGGCACAGGAGACCGTACCGAAGGCGCGGTTGACGGAGTTGGGGAGTTCATGGACGAGCAGCCGGTGCGCGAGACCGCCGTCGGCGAACTCGACCTCGCGCAGCGCGAGCCGGATGCCGTGCACCGCGTCGTCGGCGAGCCGGCGGGCCTCCTCGAGCGGCGTCCCGGTGGCGGCGAGCGGGTTCCAGGCGCCCGAGGCGGCGTCGGCGTCCTTGTCCTCCACCGCGTCCAGCAGATGCGCGAGGCGCCCGAAGAGGCGTCCGGCCTCCGCGAGCGGCACGGCGTTGCGCGGCCGGCCGGCCAGCACGGCGGTGTGCGCGAAGGCCGCCGCAGTGGCGGTCTCGGTCGGCTCGGTGACGGTGAGGATCGGCGTGCCGGGCCCGGCGAGGGTCTCGATGCCCGTCTGCCGGTCCACGGCGTCGACGAGGACCGCGGTGTCGAACCCGATGTCGGCGCCGGTCCGCGCCCCCGCCCGGTCCCAGCCCGCCGCGACCCGGCGCGCGGCGAGCGCCACCGGCCTGCGCGCCAGCAGCCCGTCACCGTCGGCGACATGGTCGCGCACCTTGGCGGAGGCCAGCACCAGGGAGACGGCCGCCGCGAGCCGCGCGCCCTCACCGTGCGCGACGGAGGCGGTGCGCATCCCGCGCAGCGGGCAGGGTCCCGCGGTGCGCCGCCCGTCGTCGGGGCGTGCGGACTGAGCCTCCGTCAGGACGGAGATGAGGAGCCCGTCGTAATTGGTGACGATCCGCGCGAGCTGCCCGTGGTCCCCGCGCAACGCGAGGCAGAGCCCGCACAAATGGGCCATCCACTGGGCGGTGAGCTTCTCCCCGAGCCGGTGCCGACACGGCCTGACCATTCCGAACACGACATTCCCCCGTGCAGTTGTACGACGTCGAGCGGCGGCATCGTACCGGCCGGCGCGTTCACCCGTACGCACCCCTCATCACCCGTACGCCGGGAAGAATCATATTTCACTCACAGTCAGCAGCCGTTTACACCAGGACCCTTGGGAAACCCGGACTCTCGACGGATCAGCTGTGCACCAGTACCGTCACAAACCCCCCGCGCGGCGTCTATCCACTTGGCGCGACGTCCGCATCATGGACGACCATAGGGATGCGCGAAGCAGATAAAGACCGCTGTGAGAGGAGGCGTCCATGGGATCGGTACGCAAGGCGAGTGCCTGGCTTGGCCTCGTCGACGACAACGAAGACGAGCGTTACTACGACGACGACTACTCCGACGGAACCGAGCCCGGCGAGGCCTGGGTCACCGATCCGCGGGTCAAGGTGGCCGCGGACGTCGCCGAGGAGAGGGGCCGCCGGATCGGCACGGTCACCCCGGACAGCTTCCGGGACGCCCGCGCCATCGGTGAGCTGTTCCGCGAGGGCGTTCCCGTCATCATGAACCTCACGGCCATGGACGCCGGCGACGCCAAGCGCGTGGTCGACTTCGCGGCGGGCCTGATCTTCGGTCTGCGCGGCTCCATCGAGCGGGTGTCGAACCGGGTGTTCCTGCTCAGCCCGGCCGACACCGAGGTGGTCAGCGGTGAGCCGGCCGCGCACCGGTCGGACGGCTTCTTCAACCAGAGCTGAGGCGGGGCCGCCCACCGGCCCCGCCCCCGCGCGGGCTCACCGGAAGGCGTCGAGTCCGGTGAGTGCCTTGCCCAGCACGAGCTGGTGCATTTCGACGGTGCCCTCGTAGGTGAGCACGGACTCCAGGTTGGTCGCGTGCCGCATCACCGGGTACTCGAGCGAGATTCCGTTGGCGCCGAGGACCGTCCGCGCCGTCCGGCAGATCTCGATCGCCTCGCGGACGTTGTTGAGCTTCCCGAAGCTGACCTGCTCGGGACGCAGACGGCCGGCGTCCATCCGCCGCCCCAGATGGTGGGCGAGCAGCAACCCCTTGTGCAGTTCGACCGCCATGTCGGCGAGCTTGGCCTGGGTCAGCTGGAAGCCCCCGATCGGCCGCCCGAACTGCTCCCGCGACTTCGCGTAGTCGACCGCCGCCTCGAAGCAGCTCCGCGCGGCGCCCATGGCGCCCCAGACGATCCCGTACCGGGCGTGCGAGAGACAGCCGAGCGGCCCCTTGAGCCCGGTCACCTCCGGCAGCACCGCGTCGGCGGGCAGCCGTACGTCGTCGAGGACCAGCTCGCTGGTGACGGAGGCGCGCAGCGACCACTTGTGCTTGATCTCGGGAGCCGAGAAGCCGGGGGCGTCGGTGGGCACCACGAAGCCGCGGATCCCCTCGTCGGTGCGCGCCCACACCACGGCGACGCCGGCCACGGAGCCGTTGGTGATCCACATCTTGCGCCCGTTGAGCACCCAGTCCCCGCCGTCGCGCTTGGCGTGGGTGCGCATCGAGCCGGGGTCGGAGCCGTGATCGGGCTCGGTGAGCCCGAAGCAGCCGATGACCTCGCCGGAGGCCATCCGGGGCAGCCAGTGCCGCTTCTGCTCCTCGCTGCCGAACCGGTGGACGGCGTACATGGCGAGCGAGCCCTGCACGGAGACCAGGGAGCGGATGCCGGAGTCGGCCGCCTCCAGCTCCAGACAGGCCAGCCCGTACTGCACGGCGCTCGCGCCCGCGCAGCCGTAGCCGTCGAGCGACATGCCGAGCGCGCCGATCCCGCCGAGCTCCCGCGCCAGTTCCCGGATGCCGGGCAGCTCGCCCTTCTCGTACCAGTCGGCGACGTACGGCAGGACGCGGTCGGCGGCCCAGGTGCGCACGGTGTCCCGCACGGCCAGGTCCTCCGGCTCCAGCAGGTCGTCGAGGCCGAGGGGGTCGGCGGGGTCGAAGGCGGGCGGCTTCGCGGACATGGGCACCCTCCGGGGGTTGCTCCGGGACCGTTGATTAGCGGTGCTAGTCAGACTGGGGCGACGCTACGGCGCGGTCTTCCGCGCGTCCACCCCGGGCCGGGAGGGCGTGGCTCACACCTTCACCCCGGCGGCGCGGGGCTCCACGGCCTCCCGCTGCGCGGGCACCTCGGCGGCCGGCGTCTCGCACTGCATCGTCCGGGGCAGTCTGAGCGCTATCGCCGCCCCGGCCAGCAGCAGACCCGCGCTCACCAGCAGGGTCACGTGCAGTCCGTGCACGAAGGAGTGGCGCGCGGCGTGCCGCAGGGCGGCACCGGCGGGCCCGCCGAGCCGGTCGGCCACCTCGTAGGCCTCCCCCAGTGAGTGCGAGGCCGCCGAGGAGGCCGACGCGGGCACCCCCGCGACACCGGTGAGGCCGGGCGCGTAGGCCGCGTTCATCACGCTCCCGAGGAGCGCGATGCCTATGCCGGCGCCCAGCTGGTAGGAGGTCTCGCCCATCGCGGCC carries:
- a CDS encoding S1 family peptidase; this encodes MAGAGIAALAAGAATFQTANASEPPADAAPRTLSVQAAGKLASTLAQDLGADAAGTYYDAKSKSLVVNVLDEAAAETVESAGAEARVVANSLAALKGAHTTLKQDATIPGTSWVTDPTTNKVVVTADRTVSEAEWAKLTKVVDGLGAKAELQRTEGEYKPFVAGGDAITGNGGRCSLGFNVTKGGEPHFLTAGHCTEGISTWSDSSGSVIGENADSSFPGDDYGLVKYTADVAHPSEVNLYDGSTQAISGAAEATVGMQVTRSGSTTQVHSGTVTGLDATVNYGNGDIVNGLIQTDVCAEPGDSGGSLFSGSSAVGLTSGGSGDCTSGGETFFQPVTEALSATGTQIG
- a CDS encoding S1 family peptidase → MRIKRTTPSSGISRRTRLIAVSTGLVAAAAIAVPSANASDAPTTFSSAELKSVSGSVLKADVPGTAWAVDSKTNRVLVTVDSTVSQAEINKIKRQAGDDAGAITVKRTPGKINKLIQGGDAIYASSWRCSLGFNVRSSSGVEYFLTAGHCTDGAGTWYSNSARTTAIGSTAGSSFPGNDYGIVRYTGSVSRPGTANGVDITRAATPSVGTTVIRDGSTTGTHSGRVTALNATVNYGGGDIVSGLIQTTVCAEPGDSGGALYGSNGTAYGLTSGGSGNCSSGGTTFFQPVTEALSAYGVSVY
- a CDS encoding DUF5685 family protein, giving the protein MFGMVRPCRHRLGEKLTAQWMAHLCGLCLALRGDHGQLARIVTNYDGLLISVLTEAQSARPDDGRRTAGPCPLRGMRTASVAHGEGARLAAAVSLVLASAKVRDHVADGDGLLARRPVALAARRVAAGWDRAGARTGADIGFDTAVLVDAVDRQTGIETLAGPGTPILTVTEPTETATAAAFAHTAVLAGRPRNAVPLAEAGRLFGRLAHLLDAVEDKDADAASGAWNPLAATGTPLEEARRLADDAVHGIRLALREVEFADGGLAHRLLVHELPNSVNRAFGTVSCAHGSHPYAPPGAPGGPGAPIPPGPPRRDRRGLLAGCAVWLGLACTCQLCCGTYDDPWSREPKQGPCTNCDCSGCGDCCNCCECCNCCGEDGCCSGCDCGCDC
- a CDS encoding cell division protein SepF translates to MGSVRKASAWLGLVDDNEDERYYDDDYSDGTEPGEAWVTDPRVKVAADVAEERGRRIGTVTPDSFRDARAIGELFREGVPVIMNLTAMDAGDAKRVVDFAAGLIFGLRGSIERVSNRVFLLSPADTEVVSGEPAAHRSDGFFNQS
- a CDS encoding acyl-CoA dehydrogenase family protein; translation: MSAKPPAFDPADPLGLDDLLEPEDLAVRDTVRTWAADRVLPYVADWYEKGELPGIRELARELGGIGALGMSLDGYGCAGASAVQYGLACLELEAADSGIRSLVSVQGSLAMYAVHRFGSEEQKRHWLPRMASGEVIGCFGLTEPDHGSDPGSMRTHAKRDGGDWVLNGRKMWITNGSVAGVAVVWARTDEGIRGFVVPTDAPGFSAPEIKHKWSLRASVTSELVLDDVRLPADAVLPEVTGLKGPLGCLSHARYGIVWGAMGAARSCFEAAVDYAKSREQFGRPIGGFQLTQAKLADMAVELHKGLLLAHHLGRRMDAGRLRPEQVSFGKLNNVREAIEICRTARTVLGANGISLEYPVMRHATNLESVLTYEGTVEMHQLVLGKALTGLDAFR